One Bacteroidota bacterium genomic window carries:
- a CDS encoding redoxin domain-containing protein — protein sequence MKQFIFLLFLCISLLTPLKSQKITTMSFDELEPYLHRQSDSLFMIHFWATWCVPCVKEMPVIQKVANEHAHLKLSILLVSLDMPNQLETRLIPFIDKYQIKSNVVLLNDPDFNSWIDKVSTDWGGGIPATLFYSQKHRNFYEQSFEYEELNQIISTNIKEL from the coding sequence ATGAAACAGTTTATATTTCTCCTTTTCCTTTGCATCTCGCTTCTAACTCCTCTCAAAAGCCAGAAAATAACTACCATGAGTTTCGATGAACTGGAACCCTACCTGCACAGGCAATCTGATTCGCTTTTCATGATTCACTTTTGGGCTACCTGGTGTGTACCTTGTGTGAAGGAAATGCCTGTCATACAAAAGGTGGCAAATGAACACGCCCACTTGAAATTAAGTATCCTATTGGTTAGCCTTGACATGCCCAACCAATTGGAAACAAGACTTATACCCTTTATCGACAAATACCAGATTAAATCCAACGTAGTGTTGTTGAATGATCCTGATTTCAATAGTTGGATTGATAAGGTAAGTACCGATTGGGGAGGTGGAATTCCGGCCACGCTCTTTTATTCACAAAAGCACCGCAACTTCTACGAACAAAGTTTTGAGTATGAAGAACTAAATCAGATTATATCCACTAATATTAAAGAATTATGA
- a CDS encoding thioredoxin family protein gives MKATTTILALLFFNFLNAQEGYKVGDQAIDFSLKNVDGKMVSLKDYPNAQGFVVIFTCNHCPYSIAYQDRIIELDKKYKQLGYPVIAINPNDTSIVPGDSFEGMVVRAKEKAFTFPYLRDETQEIANAYGAQRTPHVYLLKKEKDKLIVRYIGAIDDNYQDESAVNQPYLSNAIDALLKNENPNPEFTKAIGCSVKRKTL, from the coding sequence ATGAAAGCAACCACCACAATTTTAGCATTGCTCTTTTTTAACTTTTTGAACGCGCAGGAAGGATACAAAGTTGGCGATCAAGCTATCGATTTTAGCTTAAAGAATGTAGACGGTAAAATGGTAAGTCTTAAAGATTACCCCAATGCACAGGGTTTTGTTGTAATCTTTACTTGCAACCATTGCCCCTATTCAATTGCATACCAGGATCGAATAATTGAACTTGATAAAAAATACAAACAGTTAGGCTATCCGGTAATTGCTATTAATCCGAACGATACCAGCATTGTGCCAGGAGATTCATTCGAAGGCATGGTTGTGAGGGCAAAAGAAAAGGCATTCACCTTTCCATATCTGAGAGATGAAACACAGGAAATTGCTAACGCCTATGGAGCGCAGCGCACACCTCATGTGTATCTGCTGAAAAAAGAAAAAGATAAACTAATAGTGCGCTACATTGGTGCCATCGACGACAATTACCAGGATGAATCGGCAGTGAACCAACCCTACCTAAGTAATGCAATAGATGCCTTGTTAAAAAATGAAAATCCAAACCCCGAATTTACCAAAGCCATTGGCTGCAGCGTGAAACGAAAAACATTATAA
- a CDS encoding T9SS type A sorting domain-containing protein, whose translation MNKIFTIIFSFLLSLPIFAVYPDSFEAVAADNYTIDGMSDEAYWDEAIWYDLQYVWLPYGTTVSTSDFSGRVKLAWTSDRLLVFAEINDNIFSDDHTNATDQYWEDDCLEVFVDEDKSGGDHQNNYNAFAYHVSMFYDVVDLNLSGSPMLYNGHVETFIRSSGNTHYWEMAIKIFDDSYNQSGSNTPISLEGDKEMGFSMAYCDNDETNGRENFIGLVNLSSADQNRAWQNADVFGTLTLKSAGGTSFNSPISDNLISVFPSVAKDIITIRFTEKYDHPVQIQLFDINGRKVYSQVQNNAVGETQLDIAHLAPGAYILHISGNSINFVQKVYKQ comes from the coding sequence ATGAATAAAATATTTACTATTATCTTCTCATTCTTATTAAGCCTTCCCATTTTTGCTGTTTATCCCGATTCATTTGAAGCTGTTGCAGCTGATAATTATACCATAGACGGTATGAGCGATGAAGCCTATTGGGATGAGGCAATCTGGTACGATTTGCAATATGTCTGGCTTCCTTATGGGACTACAGTATCGACTTCTGATTTCTCAGGCAGGGTAAAGCTTGCATGGACTTCTGACAGGTTATTGGTTTTTGCTGAAATTAACGACAATATTTTTTCCGATGATCACACAAATGCTACCGACCAATATTGGGAAGATGATTGCCTGGAGGTTTTTGTTGATGAAGATAAATCAGGTGGTGATCATCAGAATAACTACAATGCTTTTGCTTACCATGTAAGCATGTTTTACGATGTTGTTGATTTAAACCTGTCGGGAAGTCCGATGCTTTATAACGGCCATGTAGAAACTTTTATACGCTCCAGTGGCAATACCCATTACTGGGAAATGGCAATAAAAATTTTTGACGATAGTTACAACCAGTCTGGCAGCAATACCCCTATAAGTCTTGAAGGGGATAAGGAAATGGGTTTTTCCATGGCCTATTGCGATAACGACGAGACAAACGGAAGAGAGAATTTTATCGGACTAGTCAATCTCTCATCAGCCGATCAGAACCGTGCTTGGCAAAATGCCGATGTATTTGGAACTTTAACACTTAAAAGTGCCGGCGGGACATCTTTTAATTCTCCTATCTCTGATAATTTAATCAGCGTTTTTCCGAGTGTAGCAAAAGATATTATTACTATAAGATTTACAGAGAAGTATGATCACCCTGTTCAGATTCAACTGTTCGATATCAATGGGCGAAAAGTATATTCTCAGGTTCAAAACAATGCGGTAGGGGAAACTCAACTCGATATTGCTCATTTGGCGCCTGGAGCTTATATTTTGCATATATCAGGCAATAGCATCAATTTTGTTCAGAAAGTGTATAAGCAATAG
- a CDS encoding NTP transferase domain-containing protein, with protein sequence MKGMILAAGIGTRLRPLTDHMPKALVSLGDYSMMDLAIAFLLKHGIDEIVINAHHFAQQLIDYANLKNSQGYKISISDESNLLLDTGGGLKNAAPFFQGEHDFVLMAVDILSDLDLTAMIAQHNRNKSLATLAVRTRETSRSLLFDQQGNLAGWRNNQSGQQKNVQGRTPEQAYGFSGIHLLNTRIFSLMKETGAFSIIDLYLRLAEMENIKMFDHTDGLWLEFGRAEKLPSILASDEYKSILKGIFT encoded by the coding sequence ATGAAAGGCATGATATTGGCTGCAGGAATCGGCACCAGGCTTAGGCCTTTAACCGATCATATGCCAAAAGCCCTGGTAAGTCTGGGTGATTATTCGATGATGGACCTTGCCATTGCTTTTTTACTCAAACATGGCATTGACGAGATTGTGATCAATGCGCATCATTTTGCGCAGCAGCTAATAGATTATGCCAATTTAAAAAACAGCCAGGGTTATAAGATTTCCATTTCCGACGAAAGTAATCTACTGCTCGATACCGGAGGAGGACTCAAAAATGCAGCACCTTTTTTTCAAGGGGAGCATGATTTTGTGCTCATGGCAGTGGATATTCTTTCTGACCTGGATCTGACCGCTATGATTGCCCAACACAACAGGAATAAATCCCTGGCTACCCTGGCAGTGCGGACGCGCGAAACCAGCCGTAGCCTATTGTTCGATCAACAAGGAAATCTGGCCGGGTGGAGAAACAACCAAAGCGGGCAACAGAAAAACGTTCAAGGCCGCACCCCGGAACAAGCTTATGGATTTAGTGGAATACATCTGCTTAACACCAGAATTTTTTCACTAATGAAAGAGACAGGCGCCTTTTCTATTATCGATCTTTATTTGCGTTTGGCAGAAATGGAGAACATTAAGATGTTTGATCATACTGATGGTTTGTGGCTTGAGTTTGGCCGTGCTGAGAAACTACCCTCAATTCTTGCATCGGATGAATATAAATCGATATTAAAAGGTATTTTTACATAG
- a CDS encoding phosphotransferase, whose translation MAYSRSLENNQYIGRRIKPELMNIQELNELFFGAYESVKKVKASSVTRLPLSGSNRMYFRIEGPAGKVIGTYNDDKPENYAFHYLASHLRNHGVNVPEVYFKDTEKGIYLQQDLGNMSLFEFVSNSNTNEAQLLAKYKKVVDQMPVLQYKSAANLDFSVCYPRESFGRQSMQWDLNYFKYFFLKTTYVSFHEQQLEDEFQKLIEFLLQAPSDYFLFRDFQSRNIMWYDDEPWFIDFQGGRRGALQYDLASLLFESKTNLSNSFRNEILDYYLEVFGQHSFFKREEFLFYYPAFVLIRLLQAFGAYGYRGIFEKKAFFVQSINPAIDNLQWVAAQEIIQDRFPYICSIIESIASIRDRFHHPKEVEKLTISITSFSYRKGIPDDWSGNGGGYVFDCRNLNNPGMHEEYKLLTGRDHEVKRFLEEERETSEFLSSVSSIIDATIRKYQQRNFNHLAVNFGCTGGRHRSVYCAERLFLHLKMNFDVHLRLFHRELNIREQYDQDHV comes from the coding sequence ATGGCATATTCAAGAAGCCTGGAAAATAATCAGTATATCGGCAGAAGGATTAAACCAGAATTGATGAATATTCAGGAATTGAACGAGCTTTTTTTTGGTGCTTACGAAAGTGTGAAAAAGGTAAAAGCCTCTTCGGTTACCCGCTTACCATTGTCGGGTTCGAACCGGATGTATTTTCGAATTGAGGGACCGGCAGGAAAAGTGATAGGTACATACAACGACGATAAGCCTGAAAACTACGCTTTTCATTATTTGGCTTCCCACCTCAGAAATCATGGCGTGAATGTACCCGAAGTTTATTTTAAGGATACTGAGAAAGGAATCTATCTGCAACAGGATTTAGGCAATATGTCACTTTTCGAATTCGTGAGCAACTCCAACACGAATGAGGCACAATTGCTTGCGAAGTATAAAAAAGTGGTGGATCAGATGCCTGTACTTCAGTATAAGTCGGCCGCCAATCTTGATTTTTCTGTTTGCTACCCGCGCGAGTCTTTTGGCCGCCAGTCGATGCAATGGGATTTGAATTACTTCAAGTATTTTTTTCTTAAGACTACTTATGTTTCTTTTCATGAGCAACAACTTGAAGATGAATTTCAAAAATTAATTGAATTCTTACTCCAGGCACCTTCAGATTATTTTCTTTTTCGCGATTTTCAGTCGCGCAATATTATGTGGTATGATGATGAGCCCTGGTTTATCGATTTTCAAGGAGGACGTCGGGGAGCATTGCAATACGACCTCGCTTCGCTTTTGTTTGAATCGAAAACAAATCTTTCAAATTCTTTCCGCAACGAAATTCTCGATTATTATCTGGAAGTGTTTGGTCAACACAGCTTTTTTAAGCGCGAAGAATTTTTGTTTTATTACCCTGCCTTTGTTCTGATTCGCTTGCTGCAGGCTTTTGGGGCTTATGGTTACAGAGGCATTTTCGAAAAGAAAGCCTTTTTTGTGCAAAGCATTAATCCGGCCATCGACAACTTGCAATGGGTTGCAGCACAGGAAATCATTCAGGATCGTTTCCCCTATATCTGCTCAATAATTGAATCCATTGCTTCCATTCGCGATAGGTTTCACCATCCAAAGGAAGTTGAGAAGCTTACCATAAGCATTACCAGTTTCTCCTACCGGAAGGGGATTCCCGACGATTGGTCTGGAAATGGCGGTGGATATGTGTTCGATTGCCGGAATTTGAATAATCCCGGAATGCATGAGGAGTATAAACTTCTTACTGGAAGGGATCATGAAGTAAAGAGATTTCTTGAAGAAGAGCGTGAAACAAGCGAATTTCTCAGCTCTGTTTCTTCGATAATTGACGCTACCATCAGAAAGTACCAACAAAGGAATTTTAATCATTTGGCAGTTAATTTCGGATGTACAGGAGGCAGGCATCGTTCGGTTTATTGTGCAGAGAGATTGTTTTTGCATTTAAAAATGAACTTTGATGTGCACCTGCGGTTATTTCATCGCGAATTAAATATCCGGGAGCAGTATGACCAAGACCATGTGTAA
- a CDS encoding aspartate aminotransferase family protein translates to MNKLDDFTKAGHSMIEWLQRYFTDIEQFPVKPNISPGSIEALLPKSAPKAGETFESIVSDFERIIMPGITHWQHPGFHAYFPANNSYPSVLAELLTAGLGVQGMKWITSPAATELERIMMVWLRELIGLPNEYKGVIMDTASVSTLCALLAAREKVTGYSVNENGHDGRKYRVYCSSEAHSSIEKAVRIAGLGSKNLVRIEVDNDFRMITQKLEEAIQSDLRMGYVPTCIVGALGTTGSGSIDKLDEIGRIAQVYNIWYHIDAAYSGNALILPEFRESIIGLEMADSLVFNPHKWLFTNFDCSAFFVKNHEDLTRTFSLVPAYLQTAESSDLDYSNWGIQLGRRFRSLKLWFVIRSFGVEGLQSMLRNHIELGKMFETLVKSAPDFELLLPRNLNVVCFRYCKGKASELNSINHALLEKINASGKIFLSHTLINDTFALRFVCGQTRVTEWHIQEAWKIISISAEGLNQN, encoded by the coding sequence ATGAACAAGCTCGATGATTTTACCAAAGCAGGACATTCAATGATAGAATGGTTGCAACGTTACTTTACTGATATTGAGCAATTCCCGGTTAAGCCGAATATTAGTCCAGGTTCCATTGAGGCTCTTCTGCCTAAAAGTGCTCCAAAAGCCGGAGAAACATTTGAGAGCATCGTTAGCGATTTTGAGCGTATAATCATGCCAGGAATTACACATTGGCAGCACCCTGGTTTTCATGCCTATTTTCCGGCTAACAACAGTTATCCATCGGTACTGGCCGAACTGCTCACGGCAGGATTGGGAGTGCAGGGGATGAAATGGATAACTTCTCCGGCTGCCACCGAACTCGAGCGGATCATGATGGTGTGGTTACGCGAATTAATTGGCTTGCCCAATGAATACAAAGGTGTAATAATGGATACAGCCTCCGTTTCTACACTTTGTGCCCTATTAGCTGCAAGAGAAAAGGTAACAGGTTATTCGGTAAATGAAAACGGACACGACGGGCGTAAGTATCGGGTTTATTGTTCTTCCGAAGCTCACTCTTCGATAGAAAAGGCTGTTCGCATTGCGGGTTTAGGAAGTAAGAACCTGGTTAGGATAGAGGTTGACAATGATTTTAGAATGATAACCCAAAAACTGGAAGAGGCAATTCAATCCGACCTGCGCATGGGTTATGTACCCACCTGTATAGTAGGCGCACTTGGTACCACAGGCAGCGGTTCCATAGACAAGCTGGACGAAATTGGTCGCATCGCCCAAGTTTACAATATCTGGTATCATATCGATGCGGCCTATTCGGGGAATGCACTGATTTTGCCCGAATTCAGAGAAAGCATTATAGGATTGGAAATGGCGGATAGTCTTGTTTTTAATCCGCATAAATGGCTGTTTACGAATTTCGATTGCTCGGCATTTTTTGTAAAAAACCACGAAGATCTTACCCGAACATTTAGCCTTGTACCTGCTTATTTGCAAACTGCTGAGAGCAGCGACTTGGATTACAGCAATTGGGGGATTCAGTTAGGGCGACGATTCCGGTCGTTGAAACTATGGTTCGTGATCCGCTCGTTTGGTGTGGAGGGATTACAGTCAATGCTACGGAACCATATTGAACTGGGTAAAATGTTTGAGACTCTGGTGAAGAGCGCTCCAGACTTTGAATTGTTGTTGCCTCGTAACCTGAATGTAGTTTGTTTCCGTTATTGCAAAGGGAAAGCCTCGGAACTAAATTCAATCAACCATGCATTGTTGGAAAAAATTAATGCATCGGGAAAAATATTTCTTTCGCATACGCTTATCAATGATACCTTTGCGCTGCGATTTGTATGTGGACAAACCAGGGTTACTGAATGGCATATTCAAGAAGCCTGGAAAATAATCAGTATATCGGCAGAAGGATTAAACCAGAATTGA
- a CDS encoding leucyl/phenylalanyl-tRNA--protein transferase — MNSVVQFPDPRKADDEGLIAVGGELSADFLISAYSQGVFPWFNENDPILWWSPNPRMVLVPDELRLTKSLKQIVVGEKFEIRIDTCFRDVIEHCRIKDRPGQGGTWITIEMRNAYVELHRMGLAHSFEAFYNGELAGGLYGVSLGKAFFGESMFFLEPNSSKFAFYHLVSWCRYFGYHFIDAQQPTSHLRSLGAKEMPRNEFLDKLSEAIKCPTMKGKWKVEEMKL; from the coding sequence ATGAATAGTGTAGTGCAGTTTCCAGATCCCCGAAAGGCAGATGATGAAGGTTTAATTGCGGTGGGGGGAGAGTTGTCAGCCGATTTTTTGATATCGGCTTATTCGCAGGGAGTATTTCCGTGGTTTAACGAAAATGATCCTATTCTTTGGTGGAGTCCAAATCCACGGATGGTATTGGTTCCAGATGAATTACGACTCACTAAAAGTTTAAAGCAAATTGTAGTGGGCGAAAAATTCGAAATAAGAATCGATACTTGCTTTAGAGATGTCATAGAACATTGCAGAATAAAGGACAGGCCTGGACAAGGTGGAACCTGGATTACCATTGAAATGAGAAACGCCTATGTCGAATTACACCGGATGGGGCTGGCACATTCTTTCGAAGCCTTTTATAATGGAGAACTGGCGGGTGGCCTGTATGGCGTTTCGCTCGGTAAGGCATTTTTTGGCGAATCGATGTTTTTCCTCGAACCCAACAGTAGCAAGTTTGCTTTTTACCATTTGGTAAGCTGGTGCAGGTATTTTGGTTATCATTTTATCGATGCCCAGCAACCAACCAGTCATTTGCGCAGTTTGGGTGCAAAAGAAATGCCTCGAAACGAATTTTTAGACAAGCTTTCGGAGGCAATAAAATGCCCGACAATGAAGGGAAAATGGAAAGTGGAAGAAATGAAATTGTAA
- a CDS encoding PKD domain-containing protein, with product MKRILLIIAAAVLLLNSCVIDSSIENPYAAFQVNYDLVIPGESVYFSNYSTNASRYEWDFGDGTFSSLPSPSHYYLNEGLYEVRLAAYYGNRVDYAYMTIEVYETTLEVEVVEYYSGNLIPNANVVVYASEFDYNNFYQPVARGYSDSYGAVIFKGMRSEIFYIDVVNNYYNNYTLAAEDINFIKTLPLEHAKHNIFTAYVDYDPQYFKSANEKITVREVKQTSQKRTLKEKQEAVKK from the coding sequence ATGAAAAGAATATTACTCATAATAGCCGCCGCAGTACTCCTTCTAAATAGCTGCGTAATCGATTCAAGTATAGAAAATCCCTATGCTGCATTTCAGGTTAACTACGATTTAGTAATACCCGGTGAGTCGGTATACTTTTCGAATTATTCAACAAATGCCAGCAGGTATGAATGGGACTTTGGTGATGGAACTTTTTCCTCACTGCCTTCTCCTTCGCACTATTATTTAAACGAAGGACTTTACGAGGTAAGACTCGCTGCCTATTATGGTAATCGTGTCGATTATGCCTATATGACCATTGAAGTTTACGAAACAACGCTTGAAGTTGAGGTTGTTGAGTACTATTCAGGAAATCTGATTCCCAATGCCAATGTTGTGGTTTATGCCAGTGAATTCGATTATAATAATTTTTACCAACCTGTTGCAAGAGGTTATTCCGATTCTTACGGTGCGGTGATTTTTAAAGGTATGCGCTCAGAGATTTTTTACATCGATGTTGTCAATAATTATTACAACAACTACACATTAGCTGCTGAAGATATAAACTTCATAAAAACTTTGCCCCTGGAACATGCTAAACATAACATTTTCACCGCGTATGTCGATTACGATCCACAATACTTTAAATCGGCTAATGAGAAAATAACAGTTCGCGAGGTGAAGCAAACAAGTCAAAAGAGAACACTAAAAGAAAAACAAGAAGCTGTAAAGAAATAG
- the thrS gene encoding threonine--tRNA ligase: MIQITFPDSSIREFSEGVNGLDIAKSLSNSLAKEVVAVSVDEEIWDTTRPINKNAHIKLHKFDTPEGKHAFWHSSAHLMAEAIEILYPGTKFGIGPAIENGFYYDIEPANGKVITEADLTEIEAKMKELASQKNVYNRREIGKAEVLDLFKKKGDYYKCELIEELEDGTITLYSQGSFTDLCRGPHLPDTGFIKAIKLLSVAGAYWRGDEKRPQLTRIYGITFPKQAMLDEYLEKLEQAKARDHRKLGKELELFTFSARVGQGLPLWLPKGAALRERLQEFLKRVQKKHGYDLVMTPHIGQKELYVISGHYEKYGKDSFKPITTPQEGEEFLLKPMNCPHHCEIYRSKPHSYKDLPIRYAEFGTVYRYEQSGELHGLTRVRGFTQDDAHIFCRPDQLKDEFKKVIDIILYIFKTLDFADFVTQVSLRDKVNREKYIGSDENWDKAEKAIIEAANEKGLKTVVEYGEAAFYGPKLDFMVKDAIGRTWQLGTIQVDYNLPERFELEYIGSDDQRHRPVMIHRAPFGSMERFVAVLIEHTAGKFPLWLTPDQAIVLPISEKYQDYAENVLKFLNNSDIRTLIDERAEKIGRKIRDAELKRIPYLIIVGEKEAENNTISVRRQGEGDKGSMTLSDFIELVSGEIKQQTAEIE, encoded by the coding sequence ATGATACAAATTACATTTCCAGATAGCAGTATCCGAGAATTCTCTGAAGGGGTGAATGGCCTCGATATTGCCAAAAGCCTAAGTAACAGCCTTGCAAAAGAAGTAGTGGCGGTAAGTGTAGACGAAGAAATTTGGGATACCACCCGCCCTATCAATAAAAATGCACATATAAAATTACATAAATTTGATACCCCTGAGGGTAAACATGCTTTCTGGCATTCATCGGCCCACCTGATGGCCGAGGCAATTGAAATCCTCTATCCAGGCACAAAATTTGGTATTGGCCCAGCCATTGAAAATGGCTTTTATTACGACATCGAACCCGCGAATGGAAAAGTAATTACTGAGGCTGATCTGACAGAGATTGAGGCAAAAATGAAAGAATTAGCCTCTCAAAAAAATGTTTACAACAGGCGCGAAATAGGAAAAGCAGAAGTATTGGATTTGTTCAAGAAAAAGGGCGATTACTACAAGTGCGAATTAATTGAAGAACTGGAAGATGGAACCATCACACTGTATTCGCAAGGTAGTTTCACCGATTTATGTCGTGGCCCTCACCTGCCCGACACTGGTTTTATTAAAGCTATAAAACTATTAAGTGTAGCAGGTGCTTATTGGCGTGGCGATGAAAAACGTCCCCAATTGACCCGGATTTATGGCATTACCTTCCCGAAACAAGCCATGCTCGACGAATACCTCGAAAAACTGGAACAAGCCAAAGCCAGAGATCATAGAAAACTAGGAAAAGAACTCGAATTATTCACTTTTTCAGCACGTGTAGGACAGGGATTGCCATTATGGTTGCCAAAAGGTGCAGCCCTGAGAGAACGTCTACAGGAGTTTTTAAAAAGAGTACAAAAGAAACATGGATACGATCTTGTGATGACCCCGCATATAGGTCAAAAAGAATTGTATGTGATATCGGGCCATTATGAGAAATATGGAAAAGACTCTTTCAAACCTATTACAACACCACAGGAAGGAGAAGAGTTTTTACTCAAACCCATGAACTGTCCCCATCACTGCGAAATTTACAGAAGCAAACCTCACTCATACAAAGACCTGCCCATTCGATATGCCGAATTCGGTACAGTATACAGATACGAACAAAGTGGCGAATTACATGGTCTTACCCGGGTTCGTGGCTTTACTCAGGACGATGCACATATTTTCTGCCGGCCTGATCAACTCAAAGACGAGTTTAAAAAAGTAATCGACATCATTCTGTATATATTCAAAACACTTGATTTTGCTGACTTTGTTACTCAAGTATCGTTACGTGATAAGGTGAATCGCGAAAAATATATCGGATCGGATGAGAATTGGGACAAAGCCGAAAAGGCCATCATTGAGGCCGCCAATGAAAAGGGATTAAAAACAGTAGTAGAATATGGCGAAGCCGCTTTCTATGGACCTAAACTCGATTTTATGGTAAAAGATGCCATCGGACGTACCTGGCAGCTTGGCACCATACAGGTAGATTATAATCTGCCAGAACGTTTTGAACTTGAATACATTGGAAGCGACGACCAACGACACAGACCGGTGATGATTCACCGCGCTCCATTTGGATCCATGGAACGATTTGTAGCCGTACTCATTGAGCATACTGCAGGTAAATTTCCCTTGTGGCTTACACCCGATCAGGCCATTGTTTTACCCATCAGCGAAAAATATCAGGATTATGCAGAAAATGTTTTAAAATTTCTAAATAATTCCGATATTCGCACCCTGATTGACGAAAGGGCTGAAAAGATAGGTAGAAAAATACGCGATGCAGAGCTAAAGCGCATTCCATACCTTATCATTGTTGGTGAAAAGGAAGCTGAAAACAACACAATTTCGGTGCGCAGACAGGGTGAAGGCGACAAAGGATCGATGACACTTTCTGATTTTATCGAATTGGTTTCGGGTGAAATCAAACAGCAAACAGCAGAAATAGAATAG
- a CDS encoding translation initiation factor IF-3, translated as MTIAGPYNRGPQRPPLRQKQEPLHKINDKIRAKTVRVVGDNLKEPGVYSIEEALKLADTYELDLVEISPNADPPVCKVVDYQKFLYQQKKKQKEMKSNAVKIVVKEIRFGPHTDEHDYNFKVKHAIKFLQEGAKVKAYVFFKGRTIVYKEDGEILLLRFAQDLEEYGKVEQLPKLEGKRMTIMLSAKQVKKKN; from the coding sequence TTGACCATAGCGGGACCATACAACAGAGGGCCACAGAGACCCCCATTACGCCAAAAACAAGAGCCACTACACAAGATCAACGATAAAATCAGGGCGAAAACAGTAAGGGTAGTAGGCGACAACCTTAAAGAGCCAGGCGTTTATTCCATTGAGGAAGCATTAAAACTGGCCGATACTTATGAACTTGATTTGGTGGAAATATCGCCCAATGCAGATCCCCCCGTGTGCAAGGTAGTTGACTACCAGAAGTTTCTTTATCAGCAGAAAAAGAAACAGAAGGAAATGAAGTCAAATGCTGTAAAAATTGTTGTAAAAGAGATTCGCTTCGGCCCTCATACTGATGAACACGATTACAACTTTAAAGTAAAACATGCCATCAAATTTTTACAAGAAGGTGCAAAAGTAAAGGCCTATGTGTTTTTTAAAGGCCGCACGATAGTGTACAAAGAAGATGGTGAAATATTGTTATTGAGGTTCGCGCAAGACCTCGAAGAATATGGCAAAGTAGAGCAACTCCCAAAACTCGAAGGAAAAAGGATGACCATTATGCTCTCGGCCAAACAAGTAAAAAAGAAGAATTAA